A genomic window from Silurus meridionalis isolate SWU-2019-XX chromosome 21, ASM1480568v1, whole genome shotgun sequence includes:
- the LOC124375335 gene encoding tigger transposable element-derived protein 1-like, which produces MQVETANSSRCSSTTPKILEHLKRIMSIKQQLPVMWRVNKKSLVTRMLFEEWVHLVFAPGAKKYLQEKLLPVRCVLVLDNATAHPQGLEERLPEEFGFITVKFLPPNTTSLLQPMDQQVISNFKKLYTKNLFKKCFDITCDTALTLREFWKDHFNIYNCIGLIDKSWEQVTNRTLNLSWEKLLPDLIDERDFKGFQETETLVDDIVEIGNNLGLEVTAADVVELLHSHKDDLNTEDLKELKKEQERMDEEMERREEEVEENVSTAEIKKICSMWNTVQRFLEKHHPNKTSICRATSYLNDTGVAYFRNIIKNRQKQTNNESFLKRKSDEEPGPSGVKRERQERTLGSPSILMEEDSTSFH; this is translated from the coding sequence ATGCAAGTGGAGACTGCAAACTCAAGCCGTTGCTCGTCTACCACTCCGAAAATCCTAGAGCATTTAAAAAGAATCATGTCAATTAAACAACAGTTGCCTGTTATGTGGAGGGTTAATAAGAAGTCATTGGTAACCAGGATGCTCTTCGAGGAATGGGTTCATTTAGTGTTTGCGCCTGGTGCAAAAAAATATCTGCAAGAGAAGTTGTTGCCAGTAAGATGTGTCCTTGTTCTCGACAACGCAACCGCCCACCCTCAAGGACTTGAAGAACGGTTACCGGAGGAATTCGGTTTTATAACTGTGAAGTTCCTGCCACCAAACACGACTTCTCTCCTTCAACCAATGGATCAGCAGGTTATTTCTAATTTCAAGAAGCTGTACACGAAAAATCTCTTTAAGAAATGTTTCGACATAACCTGCGATACGGCATTAACCCTCCGAGAGTTTTGGAAAGACCATTTTAACATCTACAACTGCATTGGTCTGATTGATAAATCATGGGAACAGGTGACCAATAGAACCCTAAATTTGTCCTGGGAAAAACTGTTGCCTGACTTAATAGATGAAAGAGACTTTAAGGGTTTTCAGGAGACAGAAACATTGGTCGATGACATTGTTGAAATAGGCAACAATTTAGGATTAGAGGTCACTGCCGCAGATGTTGTGGAATTACTCCATTCTCACAAAGATGATCTCAACACAGAGGACCTTAAGGAACTTAAGAAAGAACAAGAAAGGATGGACGAAGAGATGGAAAGAAGGGAAGAGGAAGTTGAGGAGAACGTTTCTACTGcggaaataaaaaagatatgcAGCATGTGGAACACAGTGCAAAGATTCTTAGAGAAACATCATCCGAACAAGACTTCTATATGCCGTGCTACAAGCTATCTTAATGACACCGGAGTCGCCTACTTCAGGAATATCATAAAAAATAGGCAAAAGCAGACCAACAATGagtcttttttaaaaagaaaaagtgacgAAGAACCAGGACCTAGTGGTgtcaaaagagagagacaggaacgAACACTTGGAAGTCCCTCTATCTTAATGGAAGAGGACTCCACTTCCTTTCATTAA
- the rbm42 gene encoding RNA-binding protein 42 isoform X1, whose protein sequence is MMALKSGEERLKEMEAEMALFEQEVLGGPIAVTAGGATVVEAVPVALAVPAVQAMPIVRPIIGTNTYQQVQQSLEARAATLVGPPPPAFVGPAVPAVRPPPMMRPAFVPHILQRPGGQRMPMMRGPPPQGLMAPPLPRPPPPPPMMMAPPMAGPPQHPMAPIGPPMGPMNSVPPQVDTMNTVLAAPPRPVTQAPPKVTPSIIQAAPTVYTAPPAPKRPDPRAQRQARMEELAASVAEQQAAALAAGLLEAKKDSVTDDSVIGPSMPEPEPVHIEPPESITEDKKGKGKQEKVRKCIRTAAGTTWEDSSLTEWDTDDFRIFCGDLGNEVNDDILTRAFSRYPSFLKAKVVRDKRTGKTKGYGFVSFKDPNDYVRAMREMNGKYVGSRPIKLRKSSWKDRNLEIVRKKQKEKKKLGLR, encoded by the exons ATGATGGCACTAAAGTCAGGCGAGGAGCGCCTCAAGGAGATGGAGGCAGAGATGGCGCT GTTCGAGCAGGAAGTTTTGGGAGGGCCGATAGCTGTGACTGCAGGAGGCGCTACTGTAGTTGAGGCTGTTCCAGTGGCTCTGGCTGTGCCGGCTGTACAGGCTATGCCGATAGTCCGGCCCATCATCGGCACAAACACCTACCAACAG GTCCAACAGAGCTTGGAGGCTAGAGCTGCTACTTTGGTTGGACCACCACCTCCTGCATTCGTTGGGCCAG CCGTACCTGCAGTGAGGCCTCCACCGATGATGCGACCTGCATTTGTTCCACACATCCTACAAAGACCAG GGGGACAGAGAATGCCGATGATGCGTGGCCCTCCACCGCAAGGTCTGATGGCACCGCCGCTGCCccgtcctcctcctccaccaccgaTGATGATGGCGCCTCCGATGGCCGGACCCCCTCAGCACCCTATGGCTCCTATCGGCCCACCTATGGGGCCCATGAACTCAGTTCCACCC cAGGTTGACACAATGAACACAGTATTGGCGGCTCCACCTCGACCAGTGACGCAGGCTCCACCCAAAGTTACCCCCAGCATTATACAGGCAGCTCCCACCGTTTATACAGCACCGCCCGCCCCTAAGAGACCAGACCCGAGGGCACAGAGACAAGCACGCATG GAGGAGCTGGCAGCATCAGTAGCTGAACAGCAGGCAGCTGCATTGGCAGCCGGGCTCCTTGAGGCCAagaaggacagtgtgacggacGACAGCGTCATCGGACCGAGCATGCCCGAGCCGGAGCCTGTACACATAGAG CCACCAGAGAGCATCACAGAGGATAAGAAGGGAAAAGGGAAACAGGAAAAGGTGAGGAAATGCATCCGTACAGCTGCGGGCACCACTTGGGAAGACTCCAGCTTAACAGAGTGGGACACTG ACGACTTTAGGATATTCTGTGGAGATCTGGGGAACGAGGTGAACGATGACATCCTGACAAGAGCATTCAGTCGCTATCCATCCTTCCTGAAGGCTAAAGTTGTACGAGATAAACGCACAGGGAAGACCAAGGGTTATGGCTTTGTCAGCTTCAAGGACCCCAATGACTATGTGCGTGCTATGAGGGAGATGAACG GTAAATATGTCGGCAGCAGACCCATCAAACTGCGAAAGAGCTCATGGAAAGACAGGAACCTTGAGATTGTACGCAAAAagcagaaagagaagaaaaagcttGGGCTTAGATAA
- the rbm42 gene encoding RNA-binding protein 42 isoform X2 has product MMALKSGEERLKEMEAEMALFEQEVLGGPIAVTAGGATVVEAVPVALAVPAVQAMPIVRPIIGTNTYQQVQQSLEARAATLVGPPPPAFVGPAVPAVRPPPMMRPAFVPHILQRPGGQRMPMMRGPPPQGLMAPPLPRPPPPPPMMMAPPMAGPPQHPMAPIGPPMGPMNSVPPVDTMNTVLAAPPRPVTQAPPKVTPSIIQAAPTVYTAPPAPKRPDPRAQRQARMEELAASVAEQQAAALAAGLLEAKKDSVTDDSVIGPSMPEPEPVHIEPPESITEDKKGKGKQEKVRKCIRTAAGTTWEDSSLTEWDTDDFRIFCGDLGNEVNDDILTRAFSRYPSFLKAKVVRDKRTGKTKGYGFVSFKDPNDYVRAMREMNGKYVGSRPIKLRKSSWKDRNLEIVRKKQKEKKKLGLR; this is encoded by the exons ATGATGGCACTAAAGTCAGGCGAGGAGCGCCTCAAGGAGATGGAGGCAGAGATGGCGCT GTTCGAGCAGGAAGTTTTGGGAGGGCCGATAGCTGTGACTGCAGGAGGCGCTACTGTAGTTGAGGCTGTTCCAGTGGCTCTGGCTGTGCCGGCTGTACAGGCTATGCCGATAGTCCGGCCCATCATCGGCACAAACACCTACCAACAG GTCCAACAGAGCTTGGAGGCTAGAGCTGCTACTTTGGTTGGACCACCACCTCCTGCATTCGTTGGGCCAG CCGTACCTGCAGTGAGGCCTCCACCGATGATGCGACCTGCATTTGTTCCACACATCCTACAAAGACCAG GGGGACAGAGAATGCCGATGATGCGTGGCCCTCCACCGCAAGGTCTGATGGCACCGCCGCTGCCccgtcctcctcctccaccaccgaTGATGATGGCGCCTCCGATGGCCGGACCCCCTCAGCACCCTATGGCTCCTATCGGCCCACCTATGGGGCCCATGAACTCAGTTCCACCC GTTGACACAATGAACACAGTATTGGCGGCTCCACCTCGACCAGTGACGCAGGCTCCACCCAAAGTTACCCCCAGCATTATACAGGCAGCTCCCACCGTTTATACAGCACCGCCCGCCCCTAAGAGACCAGACCCGAGGGCACAGAGACAAGCACGCATG GAGGAGCTGGCAGCATCAGTAGCTGAACAGCAGGCAGCTGCATTGGCAGCCGGGCTCCTTGAGGCCAagaaggacagtgtgacggacGACAGCGTCATCGGACCGAGCATGCCCGAGCCGGAGCCTGTACACATAGAG CCACCAGAGAGCATCACAGAGGATAAGAAGGGAAAAGGGAAACAGGAAAAGGTGAGGAAATGCATCCGTACAGCTGCGGGCACCACTTGGGAAGACTCCAGCTTAACAGAGTGGGACACTG ACGACTTTAGGATATTCTGTGGAGATCTGGGGAACGAGGTGAACGATGACATCCTGACAAGAGCATTCAGTCGCTATCCATCCTTCCTGAAGGCTAAAGTTGTACGAGATAAACGCACAGGGAAGACCAAGGGTTATGGCTTTGTCAGCTTCAAGGACCCCAATGACTATGTGCGTGCTATGAGGGAGATGAACG GTAAATATGTCGGCAGCAGACCCATCAAACTGCGAAAGAGCTCATGGAAAGACAGGAACCTTGAGATTGTACGCAAAAagcagaaagagaagaaaaagcttGGGCTTAGATAA